In Rubidibacter lacunae KORDI 51-2, a genomic segment contains:
- a CDS encoding aspartate aminotransferase family protein: MSPTEAILNNSAVADTPAAARPDDFAHFDNYVMTTYGRFPIAIERGEGCRLWDTEGREYLDFVAGIATCTLGHAHPAMVAAATRQIQKLHHVSNFYYIPQQGDLAQWIVDRSCADRVFFCSSGAEANEAAIKLARKYAHTVLDIKYPTILTAQKSFHGRTLATITATAQPKYQENFDPLVPGFAYVPYNDITALEDAIGDIDEGDRRVGAILIEPLQGEGGVRPGDLDYFLRLRKICDETGILLICDEVQTGVGRTGKYWGYENLGIEPDIFTSAKGLAGGIPIGAMACKRSCDVFEPGNHASTFGGNPFACAVALAVGQTIEREDLLTNARARGEQLRTRLRAIAQQRPDVFVDVRGWGLIDGMEIAEEAELTSIEVVKAAMERGLLIAPAGPKVLRFVPPLTVSAEDIDRAADILTEVLDANYAR; the protein is encoded by the coding sequence ATGAGTCCTACCGAAGCGATTCTCAACAACTCAGCAGTTGCTGATACTCCAGCTGCAGCCCGGCCGGACGACTTCGCCCACTTCGACAACTACGTGATGACCACCTACGGGAGGTTTCCCATTGCAATCGAGCGTGGCGAGGGCTGTCGCCTCTGGGATACCGAGGGTCGCGAGTATTTGGATTTCGTAGCGGGTATTGCCACCTGTACGCTCGGTCACGCACATCCGGCGATGGTTGCAGCCGCAACGCGGCAGATTCAGAAGCTGCACCACGTCTCGAACTTTTATTACATTCCACAGCAAGGCGACTTGGCACAGTGGATAGTCGATCGCTCCTGTGCCGATCGCGTCTTTTTTTGTAGCTCCGGCGCGGAAGCCAACGAAGCGGCAATCAAGCTCGCGCGCAAGTACGCCCACACCGTACTGGACATCAAGTATCCGACGATCTTGACGGCCCAAAAGAGCTTCCACGGCCGGACGCTGGCGACAATCACGGCAACTGCCCAACCGAAGTATCAAGAAAACTTCGACCCGCTAGTGCCGGGGTTCGCCTACGTGCCCTACAACGACATTACGGCCTTAGAGGACGCGATCGGGGATATCGACGAAGGCGATCGCCGCGTCGGGGCGATTTTGATCGAGCCGCTGCAAGGGGAAGGCGGGGTCCGCCCGGGCGATTTGGATTATTTCCTGCGCCTGCGGAAAATCTGCGACGAAACCGGCATTTTGTTGATCTGCGACGAGGTGCAGACAGGAGTCGGACGCACCGGCAAATACTGGGGCTATGAGAACCTGGGCATTGAGCCGGATATTTTCACAAGCGCGAAAGGACTAGCGGGTGGCATTCCCATCGGGGCGATGGCTTGCAAGCGCTCTTGCGATGTATTCGAGCCGGGCAATCATGCCAGTACCTTCGGGGGGAACCCTTTTGCCTGCGCGGTCGCGCTGGCAGTGGGTCAAACGATCGAGCGCGAGGATTTGCTCACGAATGCTCGCGCTCGGGGCGAGCAGTTGCGGACGCGCCTGAGGGCGATCGCGCAGCAACGTCCAGATGTATTTGTGGACGTGCGCGGTTGGGGCTTGATCGACGGTATGGAAATTGCCGAAGAGGCGGAGCTGACGTCAATCGAGGTCGTGAAGGCAGCCATGGAACGCGGACTGCTAATCGCTCCGGCAGGTCCTAAAGTTTTACGGTTCGTGCCGCCACTGACGGTCAGCGCCGAAGATATAGATCGCGCCGCCGACATCCTAACTGAGGTGTTGGATGCGAACTACGCTCGATAG